Proteins encoded by one window of Betaproteobacteria bacterium:
- a CDS encoding phosphoketolase family protein, with product MTQDLDTHSADAAVPGVPFRSLSPQELHHLDAFWRACNYLALGMIHLRANPLLTEPLAPEHIKQRLLGHWGASPALSFVYAHLNRVILRDGLDVVFMAGPGHGAPGVLAPVYLEGSYTEIYPDKSLDEEGMLRFFRQFSFPGGIGSHCTPETPGSIHEGGELGYVLSHACGAAFDNPDLIVAAVVGDGEAETGPLATSWHINKFLNPARDGAVLPVLSLNGYKINNPTLLARIPPDELEQLLRGYGWSPRFVEAAEPEAAHHAMARAMDECISEIQGIRRRSRDEGRLTRPRWPMIVLRAPKGWTAPARVDGQALEGSWRAHQVPMGDVRTHAEHLRILEDWMRGYHPEELFDDAGAPRPETVAIVPSGARRMGANPHANGGLLKRALRLPDFRDYAVGVDRPGVQRAHNTWPLGVFLRDVIRGNPDNFRLFGPDETASNRLGAVFEATGKVWMCETLPVDAEGTHLSPDGRVVEMLSEHTLEGMLEGYLLTGRHGLLASYEAFVHVIDSMFNQHAKWLDVCNQLSWRADIAALNLLVTSTVWRQDHNGFTHQDPGFLDVVLNKSADVCRIYLPPDANCLLSVADHCLRSENYVNVIVSDKQSHLQYLDMDAAVIHCTKGIGIWPFASNDGGREPDVVLCAAGDVATLEALAAVALLREELPALAIRFVNVVDLYRLQSDSEHPHGMTDRDLDSLFTGDKPVIFNFHGYPWLVHRLTYRRNNHRNLHVRGYKEKGNIDTPLELAIENQTDRFSLAIDVIDRVPHLGQTGAHAKERFRNRQIACRNYAHEHGVDCPDVAQWCWPC from the coding sequence CTTCGTCTACGCGCATCTCAATCGGGTGATCTTGCGCGACGGCCTCGACGTGGTGTTCATGGCCGGGCCCGGCCACGGCGCTCCGGGCGTGCTGGCCCCGGTCTACCTCGAGGGAAGCTACACGGAGATCTATCCGGACAAGAGCCTGGACGAGGAAGGCATGCTCCGCTTCTTCCGCCAATTCTCCTTTCCGGGCGGGATCGGCAGCCACTGCACGCCCGAGACCCCCGGCTCGATTCACGAAGGCGGTGAACTGGGCTACGTGCTTTCGCACGCTTGCGGCGCAGCCTTCGACAATCCCGACCTCATCGTCGCGGCCGTCGTGGGAGACGGCGAAGCCGAGACCGGACCGCTCGCGACGTCCTGGCACATCAACAAGTTCCTGAATCCGGCCCGCGACGGCGCAGTGCTGCCGGTGCTGAGCCTCAACGGCTACAAGATCAACAATCCGACGCTGCTCGCGCGAATTCCGCCGGACGAACTGGAACAGCTGCTTCGCGGATACGGGTGGTCGCCCCGGTTCGTGGAGGCGGCGGAACCGGAGGCCGCGCATCACGCGATGGCACGGGCGATGGACGAATGCATCTCCGAGATCCAAGGGATCCGGCGGAGGTCCCGCGACGAAGGCCGGCTTACGCGTCCCCGCTGGCCGATGATCGTGCTGCGTGCCCCCAAGGGATGGACCGCCCCGGCCCGCGTCGACGGACAGGCGCTGGAAGGCAGCTGGCGGGCGCATCAGGTTCCCATGGGCGACGTCCGGACCCACGCCGAACACCTGCGGATCCTGGAGGACTGGATGCGCGGCTACCACCCGGAAGAGCTCTTCGACGACGCAGGCGCCCCGCGGCCGGAGACGGTGGCCATCGTTCCTTCAGGCGCGCGCCGCATGGGCGCCAATCCGCACGCGAACGGCGGGCTGCTCAAGCGGGCGCTGCGGCTGCCGGACTTTCGCGACTACGCCGTCGGTGTCGACCGCCCGGGCGTCCAGCGTGCCCACAATACCTGGCCCCTCGGGGTATTCCTGCGCGATGTCATCCGCGGCAACCCGGACAACTTCCGCCTGTTCGGACCCGACGAAACCGCGTCCAACCGCCTGGGCGCCGTGTTCGAAGCGACGGGCAAGGTCTGGATGTGCGAAACGCTCCCCGTGGATGCCGAAGGCACGCACTTGTCCCCCGACGGACGCGTGGTGGAAATGCTTTCCGAGCACACGCTGGAAGGCATGCTGGAAGGCTATCTGCTCACGGGCCGGCACGGACTGCTCGCCTCGTACGAGGCGTTCGTCCATGTCATCGATTCGATGTTCAACCAGCACGCCAAGTGGCTGGACGTCTGCAACCAGCTTTCCTGGCGAGCCGATATCGCCGCGCTCAATCTGCTGGTCACCTCCACGGTCTGGCGCCAGGATCACAACGGCTTCACCCACCAGGATCCCGGCTTTCTGGACGTCGTTCTCAACAAGAGCGCCGACGTCTGCCGCATCTATCTTCCCCCGGATGCCAATTGCCTGCTCTCCGTCGCCGACCATTGCCTGCGGTCGGAGAACTACGTGAACGTGATCGTTTCGGACAAGCAGTCCCATCTCCAGTATCTCGACATGGACGCGGCGGTGATCCACTGCACCAAGGGCATCGGCATCTGGCCTTTCGCGAGCAACGACGGCGGTCGCGAACCCGACGTCGTGCTGTGCGCGGCCGGCGACGTTGCCACGCTGGAGGCCCTGGCGGCCGTGGCCTTGCTGCGGGAGGAACTGCCCGCACTGGCGATCCGCTTCGTCAACGTGGTGGATCTGTACAGGCTGCAATCCGACTCCGAGCACCCGCACGGCATGACGGACCGGGATCTCGACAGCCTCTTCACCGGCGACAAGCCGGTCATCTTCAACTTCCATGGCTATCCGTGGCTCGTGCACCGGCTCACGTACCGGCGCAACAACCATCGCAATCTGCACGTGCGGGGCTACAAGGAGAAAGGCAACATCGACACACCGCTGGAACTGGCCATCGAGAACCAGACCGACCGGTTCAGCCTTGCCATCGACGTCATCGACCGCGTGCCGCATCTCGGCCAGACAGGGGCGCACGCGAAGGAACGATTCCGCAACCGGCAGATCGCCTGCCGAAACTACGCGCACGAACACGGGGTGGACTGTCCCGACGTCGCGCAATGGTGCTGGCCCTGCTGA